A portion of the Melanotaenia boesemani isolate fMelBoe1 chromosome 2, fMelBoe1.pri, whole genome shotgun sequence genome contains these proteins:
- the mrpl12 gene encoding 39S ribosomal protein L12, mitochondrial → MYCTRRCLRTVLRATSSTHRQHLQRQAPALCALRLLQTSPASHSDAIVTPPLDGAPKQYSPKIQQLVSDIASLTLLEVSDLNELLKKTLNIQDVGMMPMGAMAASAGPAAQPTEEEEEVPAKKEKTHFTVKLTELKAADKVKLIKEVKNCIQGLNLVQSKKLVESLPQEIRANVSKEEAEKLKAALEAAGGTVVLE, encoded by the exons ATGTACTGTACCAGACGCTGCCTCCGGACCGTGCTGCGGGCCACCTCGAGCACACACCG GCAACATCTTCAGCGGCAGGCTCCAGCCTTGTGTGCTCTCAGACTTCTCCAGACGAGTCCAGCCTCTCACTCAGATGCCATTGTCACCCCCCCACTAGATGGAGCACCCAAACAGTATTCCCCAAAAATCCAACAGCTTGTCAGTGACATAGCCAGCCTCACTTTGTTAGAGGTGTCAGACCTTAATGAGCTCCTCAAG AAAACTCTCAACATTCAGGATGTTGGGATGATGCCAATGGGGGCAATGGCTGCATCCGCTGGTCCTGCTGCTCAG CCtacagaagaggaggaggaagtacCAGCTAAAAAGGAGAAGACtcattttacagtaaaattGACAGAATTAAAGGCAGCGGACAAAGTAAAGCTTATAAAAGAAGTGAAGAACTGCATACAAGGCTTGAATCTGGTCCAG TCCAAGAAACTAGTGGAGTCTCTTCCTCAGGAAATCAGGGCCAATGTATCCAAAGAAGAGGCCGAAAAGCTTAAAGCAGCCCTGGAGGCAGCAGGGGGCACTGTGGTGTTGGAGTAG
- the slc25a10a gene encoding mitochondrial dicarboxylate carrier — MQENRVSRWYFGGVSSSAAACLTHPLDLIKVHLQTQQEVRVRMIGMTVNVVRREGYLALYSGLSASLCRQMTYSLSRFAIYETVRDRINRKNKGPMPFYQKVLLGAFGGFAGGFVGTPADLVNVRMQNDVKLPAEFRRNYAHVLDGLLRVWREEGVKKLFSGATMASTRGALVSVGQLSCYDQSKQLVLATGYLTDNILTHFLASVFAGGCATILCQPLDVVKTRLMNSKLEYRSVFHCLTETAKLGPKAFYKGLVPAGIRLIPHTVLTFIFLEQLKQHFGKVVIT; from the exons ATGCAGGAGAATCGTGTGTCTCGTTGGTATTTTGGTGGAGTCTCATCGAGTGCAGCTGCCTGCTTAACGCACCCACTGGATTTGATTAAG GTGCACTTGCAGACACAGCAGGAGGTGAGGGTGAGGATGATTGGGATGACTGTGAACGTAGTGAGAAGAGAGGGTTATCTTGCTCTCTATAGTGGCCTCAGCGCTTCCCTCTGCCGACAG ATGACATATTCTCTCTCCCGGTTTGCCATTTATGAGACAGTCAGGGACAGAATAAATAGGAAAAACAAAGGTCCCATGCCTTTCTATCAGAAAGTCCTACTTGGTGCCTTTGGAG GGTTTGCAGGAGGTTTTGTTGGGACCCCAGCTGACTTGGTGAATGTCCG GATGCAGAATGATGTCAAGCTGCCTGCAGAATTCAGGAGGAA TTATGCTCATGTACTTGATGGACTGCTACGTGTTTGGAGGGAAG AGGGAGTCAAGAAACTGTTCTCTGGTGCTACAATGGCTTCTACTAGAGGTGCACTGGTCTCTGTTGGACAG TTGTCCTGTTATGACCAGTCCAAACAGCTGGTTCTGGCTACTGGTTACCTCACTGATAACATCCTCACTCACTTCCTGGCCAGTGTGTTTGCA GGTGGATGTGCCACAATCCTGTGCCAGCCACTTGATGTTGTCAAAACAAGATTAATGAACTCAAAGTTGGAATACAGA AGTGTATTTCACTGTCTAACAGAAACAGCAAAGCTTGGTCCTAAGGCATTCTACAAG GGTCTTGTTCCCGCAGGCATTCGGCTCATACCTCACACAGTCCTCACCTTTATATTTCTCGAGCAGCTGAAGCAGCATTTTGGCAAAGTGGTCATCACCTGA
- the zgc:103625 gene encoding methyltransferase-like 26 B, protein MTMLVSPQAERNWESLCSVLEDVLEDQSHRQLFALELGSGTGQHVIRFAQKIPFVTWQPSDIKEESRESIKAYITATQAKTVMQPIHLDASEPWEKWAGLSRSSYDVIIAINLLQYSSFKTAQGVFSGAGEILKQNGLLITYGVYAVNGIITPSCNEYLDEELRKLNPDWGLPDIDVLRQQAYGNGLRLERMIEMEGYYKCLVFRKL, encoded by the exons ATG ACCATGCTGGTGTCTCCTCAGGCAGAGAGGAACTGGGAGAGTCTCTGCTCAGTGCTTGAGGATGTGTTGGAGGATCAGTCACACAGGCAGCTGTTTGCCTTAGAGCTGGGCTCTGGAACTGGACAACATGTTATACGGTTTGCCCAGAAGATTCCCTTTGTCACCTGGCAGCCATCTGACATCAAAGAAGAGTCTCGGGAAAG TATCAAGGCATATATTACTGCCACTCAAGCAAAGACTGTGATGCAACCCATCCACTTAGATGCCAGCGAACCTTGGGAGAAATGGGCAGGTCTTTCTCGCAGCTCCTACGATGTTATCATTGCCATAAACTTGCTGCAGTATAGCTCCTTTAAAACTGCACAG GGAGTTTTTAgtggagcaggagaaatcctcAAACAAAATGGCCTTTTGATAACATACGGG GTGTATGCTGTTAATGGCATCATTACACCAAGCTGTAATGAATACCTGGATGAAGAGCTTCGAAAATT GAATCCAGACTGGGGTCTTCCAGATATCGATGTGCTCAGACAGCAGGCCTACGGGAACGGACTGCGTCTAGAGAGGATG ATTGAGATGGAAGGCTACTACAAATGCCTTGTCTTCAGAAAACTCTAA